A single genomic interval of Anthonomus grandis grandis chromosome 17, icAntGran1.3, whole genome shotgun sequence harbors:
- the LOC126746086 gene encoding IQ and ubiquitin-like domain-containing protein has protein sequence MSLEANLDFGFLEKGATGQEEVLQKITVKFYTPDSKVFTQSFPQFYNIGVIKLQLSDLFGCTKDVISLLYKEEVIPDEARLKQFKPDKFGILEFKLQSVDRRTRIPIENAYKDLTVPDILTVKVENGNDISQVVVEIENKAIEKPYLGGYRDVNTGVQYHHGYTQTGPPKPHVPPEKKNHRDTQTYFTRNRKTEREYSRATQVATRSHYIPNICDKILTAGPYETADEREKRLDVEGKVRTIQRYFRAWQIKTRLKVLHEEFQKRILMEKLRDEKERKENEERRKKDLVSKVFPLKSEDFAMLYNMVDRWKQSEIQRITSMSCGAAKIAEFYLLLEKEIEILQSIERLRAKVKKDYEIKKVIDFFKNIGSPIEWDSDYKHIHISMDTLEAQKGREYFELFKQLCDKNQVSKEGRFEIYANLKDYLKTHQCAESQQIISLVDRACELMARGMSTTYISGLHKRIELEVLHHFKQQECNEGVTDHMKKTAKKHMTKNLIYCPSCQKLKPIESFTIHARVENMKTCTSCKWLDKADEPWIDLAPHKFILRQIRNYERLHHGKSSIAFILQDRDIHFIVTYIWHGHSALSECNDVYQLRLVRWKQDLDWSPWNCILLTLDEAKAHLRLSLLEDAYEKEFINHIFNKHALARKHFKHLTEYDIHFTEFAKGDPKLDETSDFYNRPNMHECDIDVISEPNSEKSFFISPTPQSKSTHPQDLPEVEFTTSTEEDIYMIKRLTSETDFPRAEGAKSVDKTILTNENPKGLTNVQDFPSVPLLADKEFYATLAQEFNVAHKTSLEQMKKDAKFTKSTDFPEPKKLDEAHLKENLTKLIGTFLEEKKIDRQEEVE, from the exons atgtcgcTAGAGGCCAATTTAGATTTCGGATTCTTGGAAAAAGGAGCGACCGGGCAGGAGGAAGTCCTTCAAAAAATCACCGTAAAATTCTACACCCCCGACTCCAAAGTGTTCACTCAATCTTTCCCACAATTTTACAATATCGGAGTGATAAAGTTACAGCTGTCGGATTTGTTTGGATGCACCAAGGACGTAATCAGTTTACTGTACAAGGAAGAAGTGATTCCCGACGAGGCCAGACTGAAACAATTCAAACCCGATAAATTCGgcattttagaatttaaattgcAAAGTGTCGACAGAAGGACCCGAATTCCGATAGAGAACGCTTATAAGGATCTCACCGTTCCAGATATTTTAACGGTCAAAGTAGAGAATGGCAACGACATTTCTCAAGTGGTGGTAGAGATCGAGAATAAAGCAATTGAAAAGCCTTATTTAG gtggATACAGAGATGTTAACACTGGGGTCCAGTACCATCATGGATATACGCAAACCGGACCTCCAAAACCGCACGTTCCTCCAGAAAAGAAGAACCACAGGGATACCCAAACATATTTTACGCGAAATAGGAAAACTGAGAGGGAGTATTCCAGAGCCACACAG GTGGCCACCAGATCACACTACATTCCCAATAtttgtgataaaattttaacGGCGGGTCCATACGAAACCGCCGATGAAAGAGAGAAACGACTGGATGTGGAGGGAAAAGTGAGAACTATTCAGAGATATTTCAG AGCGTGGCAAATAAAAACAAGACTGAAAGTGTTACACGAGGAATTTCAGAAGAGGATTCTAATGGAGAAGTTACGGGACGAAAAGGAACGTAAAGAAAACGAGGAAAGAAGGAAAAAAGATCTCGTGAGCAAAGTGTTCCCGTTAAAATCTGAGGATTTCGCTATGCTTTATAACATG GTAGACCGTTGGAAACAGTCAGAAATTCAACGCATAACGTCAATGTCCTGCGGAGCAGCCAAAATAGCGGAATTCTACTTGCTCCTGGAAAAAGAGATCGAAATCCTTCAATCCATAGAGCGACTAAGGGCCAAGGTCAAAAAGGACTATGAAATCAAAAAAGTgatcgattttttcaaaaacatcgGCAGCCCGATCGAGTGGGACAGCGACTACAAGCACATCCACATCTCGATGGACACCTTGGAGGCCCAAAAGGGTCGAGAATATTTCGAACTTTTCAAGCAGTTATGCGATAAAAATCAAGTCTCAAAAGAAGGGAGGTTCGAAATTTACGCAAACCTAAAAGATTACTTGAAGACGCATCAGTGTGCAGAGAGTCAGCAAATTATCTCGCTAGTTGATCGGGCGTGTGAACTTATGGCCCGGGGAATGTCAACTACTTATATTAGcg GTTTACATAAGAGAATAGAACTTGAAGTTTTGCATCATTTTAAGCAACAAGAATGCAACGAGGGGGTGACAGATCACATGAAGAAAACCGCCAAGAAGCACATGACCAAGAATCTCATCTATTGTCCGAGTTGTCAGAAACTGAAGCCTATAGAAAGTTTTACCATACATGCCAG GGTAGAAAACATGAAAACTTGTACCAGTTGCAAATGGTTGGACAAAGCTGATGAACCATGGATCGATTTGGCACCGCATAAGTTCATCTTAAGGCAAATCAGGAATTACGAGAGGTTACACCATGGAAAATCTTCGATTGCCTTTATTTTGCAAGACAGAGATATCCACTTTATTGTTACCTATATTTGGCACGGGCATTCGGCTTTGTCGGAATGTAATGACGTTTATCAGTTGCGATTGGTCAG ATGGAAACAGGACCTGGATTGGTCTCCCTGGAATTGCATCTTACTGACTCTGGATGAAGCCAAGGCCCACCTCAGACTCAGTCTCTTGGAAGATGCTTATGAAAAAGAATTCATCAATCATATATTCAACAAACACGCCCTAGCCAGGAAGCATTTTAAACATCTTACTGAGTATGACATCCATTTCACTGAGTTTGCAAAAGGGGATCCCAAGTTAGATGAAACATCTGATTTCTATAATAGACCCAATATGCATGAATGCGATATCGATGTCATTAGTGAACCAAACTCTGaaaaatctttctttatttCTCCAACACCACAAAGCAAATCTACTCATCCCCAAGACTTACCTGAAGTAGAATTCACAACTAGCACTGAAGAAGACATTTATATGATTAAACGGTTAACTTCTGAAACAGATTTCCCAAGGGCAGAAGGTGCTAAATCTGTTGACAAAACCATATTGACTAATGAGAACCCTAAGGGTTTAACAAACGTCCAAGATTTTCCTTCAGTACCTCTATTGGCTGACAAAGAGTTTTATGCAACTTTGGCACAAGAGTTTAATGTCGCACATAAGACCTCCTTAGAACAAATGAAAAAAGATGCAAAATTCACTAAATCAACAGATTTTCCTGAACCCAAGAAGCTTGATGAAGCACACTTAAAAGAGAACTTGACCAAATTGATTGGGACCTTTTTggaagaaaagaaaattgatcGGCAAGAAGAAGTTGAATGA